CTCtggatctcgtgatccgcccaccttggcttaccgaagtgctgggattacaggcgtgaaccactgcgcccggctgcttTTTTCTTAAACATAATCAATATGAGTCATACTAAGAATGTGCTATTCTATTGTTAGTTAGGGGCTTATGTACCCAGAAATTGTCTTATCTCGTGAGTTACAGTATAGATGTGCTAAGATTTGCTTTCAAGAGCCAGTTTTTGTATAACTTaggtgtcttttttattttgacttgattaaaagaaaaatgtaaaagacttAACTGGATACGagataaaaactttttattaatatttttatcctCTCAATATTTCGATAACTTTTGTTTCACTTTAGGTGAACTCCAGAAAGCCATTGACTTATTCACAGATGCCATCAAGCTGAATCCTCGCTTGGCCATTTTGTATGCCAAGAGGGCCAGGTGAGAACTCTAAACAGAAAAGCATCCTCTGGCGAATAATTTCTGCACATTTGTTTAAATAGAGTTGCTTCTGTGTTGAAACCCAAAAGTTTTACTGAAATGAATACTTTTTAATAACACACATATTTTTCAGTGTCTTCATCAAATTACAGAAGCCAAATGCTGCTATCCGAGACTGTGACAGAGCCATTGAGATAAATCCTGATTCAGCTCAGCCTTACAAGTGGCGAGGGAAAGCACACAGGTAAAtaattgaatttaattattttcagaactctttacatttaaatctgaTGTTTTAAGATGCTTTgtttaaacaaaaacacagaagttCCTAATGACTTAATTTTCAAATTAGTATGTACTTAGTGTCAAGAAATGAGATAGCTTGTAGACAGCTGcttaaaaggcagaagaaaagaaaggaaattttttaaaaaggaagtgagaatataggaaggaagaaatataggaaggaagaaataaaaattattttcatttttttcattcatatgaAGCTACTTTTACCAGTTTTTGACTACATATGGCCAAATATAAGGTAAggatttttccttaaaattaattccaggaaaagaaagaatgatcTTTTATCAGTGTCCTTACaaattttctcttgctttcaGACTCTGTAAGTTAACATTGAATTACCAATGTATTATAGAAGAAGGAGTGTGCCAGCCTGAAACTACTTCAGTCACTGCTAGGCCACCTGAAAAATTAGGAAAAGGAGGGGGGCATAAAGAGGTGAATTTAACCCAGCTTAGTAATTATACCTTGTAGCAAAACTTACGAATATTTTTATCTTGGGGATGAAGCGTTCAGTGACTTTCACATGTTACATAGTTTGAAAGGTCTTATACCTCAAATGTggatggaaataaaaatggatatGTTTAGGACAACTTTATTAGCTGTCTCAGAGTAGCTCTAGTGGATTTTATGATGCATTAAAGATAAAcattaaaagttgaaataaaatttattaatgcTGTGTCAGCACAGGAAAAGCCCATGCATTGCTGTTGATCCCTTTTGAAATCCCATTAGTCCAAGTATTTCTTTCCCTTCTAATACAAGACAGCATTGGCTTATCTTGTGCTTTGCTTGTCTCAGACTGAAAATAAGCCATTTCTGTGGGAAATCATGGTTCATTATAGTGGAAACTAAGATTTGATCACTATGTGTGTTCATTGCTTCTGGTATGTACTGTCATTTCAATGAACAGctagaaaaagacattttaaaaatcatgaatttaaggaaaaaatgctTGAAATTTTGAGTTTATactgatattttctattaaaatttaacattaaatgttttcttttaccttttagtttgtatttttgacaCTTGTGTGGTAAAAATCTTTGTCCTAGTTTTACATTTACTTACTACAGTGCTATGATACACGTAAAACTGTTTCAGAATTATAATACCTTAAAAACAGTATACACCCTAAGTAAAGTTAGAAGGTTTTGTTtggaagtttttgttttgctttgtcttttgtttttagacagagtctcgttctgtcacccaggctggagtgcagtggtgtgatcttggctcactgcaacctttgcctcccaggttcaagtgattctcctgcctcagccagccgcctgagtagctgggattacttacagtcgtgccccaccatgcccagctaatgttttgtatttttggtagaaagggGGTTTCGCGCATTGACCAGGATattctcaaactcccggcctcaagtgatctgctctcctttccctcccaaagcattgggattacaggcatgacccaagGATGTTCTTATTCTTAGAATACATATCCCACTTGAAATACACAGTCAAGATAACAGTATGAAAAGTTACTTGAATTCCTTTTTTCTGTGTAGCTTATGTTGTTAATAAAAtacacagttttttgttttttgaggagtttgctctttcacctaggctggagtaaagtggtgcagtctcgactcactgcactCCCTTCACCCCgccccgggctcaagcagttctcctgcctcagccttgctagtagctgggattacaggtgtgcactaccacgtctggcaaattttttattttagagatggggttttgccacgttggccaggctggtcttgaactcctgacctcagatgattcaccagcctcagcctcccagagtgctaggataataggcatgagccattgcacctagccATAGCCACCCGCGATAGAGTGCATtggcgctgtcttggctcactgcaagctctgcctcccgggttcatgccattctcctgcctcagcctccagagtagctgggactacaggtgtctgccaccacggctggctcattttttgtatttttagtagagacagggtttcaccatgttagccaggatggtcttgatctcctgacctcgcgatctgcctgcctcggcttcccaaagtgctgggattacagacgtgagccaccgcacccagccacacaGCTTACTTGTTTGTATTGAGGTTTAGGATttgctttatttccatttttctgattttattttttgagtatgTAAAGCATTTAAATGTTTGAAGAGTTACACCTGAGTTAAAAGGTATACCCAGAGAACTGTCAATTTCCGTTGCTGTCTCCTCTACCCCATTCTCACCTACCCCCACCAATCTTTACTTTCTGGCTTACCTGTTCTGTGTTTTTCATAAAGCCTGTACAcgtgtattattttcttttctgtcttacatAGAAGGTAGCTAAAAGCTaacacatggccgggcgcggtggctcaagcctgtaatcccagcactttgggaggcccagacgggcggatcacgaggtcaggagatcgataccatcctggctaacacggtgaaaccccatctctactaaaaaaatacaaaaaaaactagccgggcgaggtggcgggcgcctgtagtcccagctactcgggatgctgaggcaggagaatggtgtgaacccgggaggcggagcttgcaatgagctgagatccggccactgcactccagcctgggccacagagcgagactccgtctgaaaaaaaaaacaaaaaaacaaaagctaacaCATTATGTTAGTCCTGGTTTGGGTGAGTTGAAAGTTACTGCTCTACatactttttagaaaattttatgaTATTCTGAATTAAGAAAAATTTGGTTTTTAGCTTTTAGTAGGAGATCAGCTTTAAATAGaggaaatttaaatgtttttatagagTTAACTAAAGTGGGATATAGTAATTGAATTGGTTGGTGGAAGTTTATagttaatatttaacttaagCCTGTTTTAGAACAATCTTTTTTTGTAAGGAAAAAAAGATACCATGCCACATAGGCGAATATGTATAAAAGGCTCCTAAAATGAGTGTAAATCTGTTTTCAGACTTCTAGGCCACTGGGAAGAAGCAGCCCATGATCTTGCCCTTGCCTGTAAATTGGATTATGATGAAGATGCTAGTGCAATGCTGAAAGAAGTTCAACCTAGGGTATGTTAAAGTAGAGAAAGGGAAAGTCATTAGTTTAAGACTCCATCTCGAGTGCTTAGCCCCTGACAGCTGTAATTCATCTGAAAAACAGGCAAAGAAACCATCGGAAGATATAATCTGTAATTGCTGAAGTTTGTGCTCAGCTCTGGAGATCTCATTAGGTtttcatgctttcatttctcaTGCATTATTAGAGCAAACTCTGTTACTTTGTTTGGAAGCTTGCAGTGGAATTATAACCGGAAAATTAGAAAAGAGGGTATCAGGTttacaacaaagaaacaaatagaaaatctatAATTAGCattatccggccgggcgcggtggctcaagtctgtaatcccagcactttgggaggccgagacgggcggatcacaaggtcaggagattgagaccatcctggctaacactgtgaaaccccgtctctactaaaaaatacaaaaaactagccgggcgaggtggcgggcgcctgtagtcccagctacttgggaggctgaggcaggagaatggcataaacccaggaggcagagcttgcagtgagctgagatccggccactgcactccagcctgggcgacagagcgagactccgtctcaaaaaaaagcattACCCAAGATTGAATCTGATGTGTCCTTAGATATAGGTGTATACAGCCACTTTATAAAGCAAGAAGGCCTTGTGGAAGTTAAGAAGTTTCAGTCtttccagccgggcgcagtgcctcacgcctgtaatcccaacactttgggaggccaaggcgggtggatcatgaggtcaggagttcaagaccagcctggccaacatagtgaaaccctgtctctcctaaacacaaaaaattagccgggcgtggtggcacacgcctgtagtcccagctgctcgggaggctgaggcaggagaatcacttgaacctgggaggtggaaggttgcagtgagccaagatcacgccactgcacttcagcctgggtgacagagcgaagctgtcttaataaaacaattttcaatctttaaaaaataataatattgaatccTAAAGGTAGAACATTCCAGCTTTTAAGGATGATTTTTCTCTGAAATTGTTGGTTAAGATAATATTAATGTGTTTACACGGTAAGTCTTTCATTTTGTGGGAAGTTCAACTGTCAGGAATTTACTCTCAGAGATTTTAAGATAGTGGAAATTGTattgaatttaattatttactgCCAGAGAgttcatttggttttctgttttcttcttaaaataggGCAAAGTTGTAACTTTGTCAGCAAAGTGTAAACAAGCTAAAGTGACGGTTGACTATGAATCTCTTAAATTTACTTTATTCTCTGAGGAAATAACAAATCCAGAGCATTTATTTGATACTACTTACTAGTGTCTGGtacacatatttacattttcCCCTCTTAGTCCCTATAGCAATTTGATAAGACtaaatatttcttcctcttctattttaTGGATACAGAAACTGAAATATACTGTGACATGTACTTGGTGTATGTGTTCCCAGTCTTTGCCTTCCCAGGGTTGACATAATGATACTCTTTCCACTGATCTCAGCTGTCCTTCTGAAACCTAAACACTGTATCTGGTAGAAACTAGCAGGCAAGAATTGTCATGCACTTAGAAACCTATTTGTTAATCTTTGAGCTTAATTGTTTGAGATTGTAACATTTCTAACTTCAAATCCCAGGCCCCTTTACTCTGTTTTACAGTGCCTTGTGCAGTTGAGGTTGGTTTTGTTAAAGCCTGAGCTTGTGTTAGGTCTTTTTCTACAAAACAAATCTGTCATTTTTCTGAACTGCATGTTGAATTAAACatctctccacaaaaaatatttgtgttgATGTTATTCAGCTTTTGGAGCAGGCTTATTTTGCTATGGCTCTTTTTTCTAGGCACAGAAAATTGCAGAACATCGGAGAAAGTATGAGAGAAAACGTGAAGAGCGAGAGATCAAAGAAAGAATAGAACGAGTTAAGAAGGCTCGAGAAGAGCATGAGAGAGCCCAGAGGGTAAATTTCCTGTAGCAAAGCCATGAAAGGAAAATACAGCAAATTATATAGAGGTTTTAGGACACTAAAATTCTAATTGCTGGCTCTTTTATTTAATGCTGGCTACAGGTCTATAGAGTAATGATATTACGTATAAGGAGTCTCCTTTCACTGTGTCTAATTTTGGGGGCATTTTTAGTCTTAAATTCTTTAGTGAgcttttatttcatcattttatattcttgtttgtgtttttataaaatcAGGAGTTTTTCCAGGTCAGGTACTTGAAACGTGGCGGTATTATTGTTTGATCTTTTGAGGATGCTTGGCCAGATTAATTCAATTTATGATTCCTCCTCTCTTCCAACAGTGGATGCGTTGCTATTTAAAATTGATTCTAGCAGGGCaaggtggcaaatgcctgtagtcccagctgtttgcgaggctgaggtgggaggttcacttgagctgaggtgggagtttCACTGaggtgggagttcgagactagcctgggcaacatcgtgtgatgctgtctctttaaaaaataacaataattcatCTACTTATTTCTAACGTTGAATGAAAGAACGTAAGGCTGTATTATATAACTCGTTACATTCTAATTTTTTGTCCATTTAATATTAAGCATCAATACTTGATTTTAAGGTTATAGTTTATAatctttaaaagtaatttatccCCTTGATATTTAAAAGTAACATATGTCCTCGATAATTTTATAACTACATGTGagggaaatttatttttcattcattttctcttttgaaaagcagcaaaaacaaatcaataaatctaTATTTGTATTATGTAGGGAGAGTATGGAAAAGATGTACCTAGGAAACAAAAGTCATGGTAGTCTTGGTAATCTAGCCATGTCCTTCGCTGTAGGTGTTTTAAAACCAGGATGAATTTAGAGTTTTCATATTGGTACTGTAAATTGTTTTCCAGGTTTGTTTCCAGAGTAGAAGTAAAACACTTGAAATTATTACAGAGAATAATGCCCACTGAAAATCCAGTTGGAAAAAATGTTGGAAGTGGGTATGGGGTATATCCTTTAGTTCAGTATTGCCATCTACTAggttattttacaattttttcatGGTCTTGCATGGACAGGTTGAATGGACAgcacttatttcttcttttattatataatttatttccttttgtatcAAAGGAGGAAGAAGCCAGACGACAGTCAGGAGCTCAGTATGGCTCTTTTCCAggtatatttaaagaaaagttaaaacttGTTCTATTATACAGTGATATTCTAATATGATActcaatatttattataaagtgATGTTCTAATTTTGTTCTCTTATACAGTGATATTCATGAAGAACCTAGGTAAAAGAAATGATGGAATTATTAggcataaaaattatgttttgagTCCAGTGTAAAAATagcatattattctttttctttcaaatgtgaTCAGAAATTGCTAGTGAGGCACATCTTTGAATACCAGAGGACAGGACTAACACGGAGATAGAAGAGACGGAAAAGGCACGCAGAAGATTTATTGAGTACTTCCTGATTACGACTGTGGAATTTATATAAAGACTAGGACAagacttaattttttgttttttaaacagctgTCTCCAGTTGTTCAATGGTAACTAGCTTTCTCTTAAGGAAAGTTTTTAGAGGCTGTTTATGCTTACATGTCACTGGTTAGAACTTAGTTGCATGATGTGAGACTAGAAAATCTAGTGCACAGCAACAGAATTCAAACCTAGAACAAATACTGAGGATGACCTGATGtttgaagaaaaagcaagaaattaaatttagCTCATAGTTTACttcctatttaaaatataaacttattgTCAGATACCTTTGTTTTAGAAAGTGACTGCTAATGTTGGGCTAGTACTAGAGATAATTTTCTGTTACGTACATTTTATTTAGATTGACAAGCCTTGGGTCAGTAATTTTGTTATGGGTAGGCACTAATTTTTCAAAGCATTGGGGTAAGTAGGGGCAGCAAGAGAAGCTAGAAGATGTTTTTTGGTCCCCTTAGATTTCTTCATCTGTGGTTGTTAGTTATTAATGGCCGTGTTTTAATTACTGTTGAGGCAGCTAGAAATGACTTTATCATGTGTTTCCTTCTTTAAAACGGCTTTACTTATAGTGACCCTTTGTAGAATGCATTAATGTTATCTTTCTCTATATTATTAATTGTAATTTTAGAATATCTTCAGTAGACATACAGGTTTGTGATATTGAAGAACAGAGTAGATTATTTGGGTTTATAATCTAACAAATTATACTGGGAGGATAAAATCCTTTTTGCTGGAGCATTGTTCTCTGTAAAGAAGCACTAggattttttgttaaaaatgcaggttTCCAGTTTAactttcagataatttttattttattggagatggaaatgaaaaatcaacaaataagcCTTTAAAGTAGTCCTTAACTGAAGGAAGATCTAGGCTAGATGAGTATAATTGAAACAAAAACCTAAACTCATATGAATCAATTTTAAATTGAAACAAATATTCAAGAATGGAAAGTTGAAAGATGATCAAAATGACTAACTTTATAATCTAAGGAACTGTTAGATGACTCTTTGTTTTTAAGGTGAGATTAGTCTTTTTTTAACAGTGTTATTACTAGAAAACAGttgctgagcacggtggctcacactggtaatctcagcactttgggaggttgaagcaggcagatcacctggggtcaggagttcgagagtggcccggccaacgtgatgaaaccccgtctctactaaaaatacaaaacttaggtgtggtggtgcgtgcctgtagtctcatctacttgggagactgaggcaggagaattgcttaaacccgagaggcagaggttggagtcagccaagatggcaccaatgcactctagcctgggtgacagagcaggactctgtctcaagacagacaaaaataaaaaactgttatTACTAGAAAAATGCTGATCCAGGAGGTAGCAAAGTGAGATTTACAGCCTTGTTTTATAACTTGTGTCTTGTGTCAGTCTGATTAGAATTTTCAAACTCTTCAGACGACTTTGTGTTTAGTGGCACCCTTTTTCATTGAACCTGTGCTTTTTGTGGATGAAGCACTGTGTTCAGAATATTTGGGAGTATGATTAGTGTCTATTCATTTTGTATTACAGGTGGCTTTCCTGGGGGAATGCCTGGTAGTTTTCCCGGAGGAATGCCTGGAATGGGAGGGGCCATGCCTGGAATGCCTGGAATGCCTGGACTCAATGAAATTCTTAGTGATCCAGAGGTTCTTGCAGCCATGCAGGTAAGACTTGGAAGAagaactttgtcttttttttttttttttttcttttttgtggagaacggggtctcgctatattacccaggcaggtctcgaactcctgggctcaagctatcctcccgcctctgcctccctgagagctgggattacaggcgtgagccaccgcgcccggcggaagaACAACTTTGGACTTTGTATCATTAAGGCAATTATTTCACAATTCTGTGTGGAGACAAAGGTTACTCTTgtagctattttttatttatcacaGTTATCAAATAGCTAATTATGCAGgagtgacatttattttctttatgcagagtaaattaaatttttaaaactagaaaatatttagtaataattGGCAATTATATCCAGTTGTCATTTTCTTTGTATCACAATTGTACTTTTTTCATCATATAGTTCAAATGACATAATTCAGCTTGATTTTGATACTTCAAGCACTTGTCTAAACCCCATTTAACTTAACTATGACCAAATGATAGGTCTAAATAAGAGATGGAATTTAGGATAACAAACTTATTGACCCAGTAGGATACTTTTTAAATACTAACAAACCCTTTATTTT
This window of the Rhinopithecus roxellana isolate Shanxi Qingling chromosome 13, ASM756505v1, whole genome shotgun sequence genome carries:
- the ST13 gene encoding hsc70-interacting protein → MDPRKVNELRAFVKMCKQDPSVLHTEEMRFLREWVESMGGKVPPATQKAKSEENTKEEKPDSKKVEEDLKADEPSSEESDLEIDKEGVIEPDTDSPQEMGDENAEITEEMMDQANDKKVAAIEALNDGELQKAIDLFTDAIKLNPRLAILYAKRASVFIKLQKPNAAIRDCDRAIEINPDSAQPYKWRGKAHRLLGHWEEAAHDLALACKLDYDEDASAMLKEVQPRAQKIAEHRRKYERKREEREIKERIERVKKAREEHERAQREEEARRQSGAQYGSFPGGFPGGMPGSFPGGMPGMGGAMPGMPGMPGLNEILSDPEVLAAMQDPEVMVAFQDVAQNPANMSKYQSNPKVMNLISKLSAKFGGQA